One Hordeum vulgare subsp. vulgare chromosome 4H, MorexV3_pseudomolecules_assembly, whole genome shotgun sequence DNA window includes the following coding sequences:
- the LOC123449700 gene encoding uncharacterized protein SYNPCC7002_A1590 has protein sequence MPPMAASLRSPPPVPAAAAAFRRSRAAVVVCASSSSSSSSSSPSTVSSAPKARFVARRSESTSVQQLARPLAEYMGLPASQYSVLDAERIERVDESTFRCYVYRFRFFALEVCPVLLVRVDEEPNGCCIRLLSCKLEGSPLVEAQNDKFSASMVNRVFCNNNSDDSTLQQLTSDATIEVAIDIPFPFQALPVEAIESSGRQVLEQLLRVMLPRFLKQLDKDYQAWASGDSSRKPLGTGEI, from the exons ATGCCCCCAATGGCAGCGTCCCTCCGCTCCCCGCCGCCcgtgcccgccgccgccgccgccttccgCCGCTCccgcgccgccgtcgtcgtctgcgcctcctcctcttcctcctcgtcctcctcctccccctcgacCGTGTCGTCCGCTCCCAAGGCGCGCTTCGTCGCCCGCCGCTCCGAGTCCACCTCCGTCCAGCAGCTCGCCCGCCCCCTCG CGGAGTACATGGGCCTGCCGGCGAGCCAGTACTCGGTGCTGGACGCGGAGCGCATCGAGCGCGTCGACGAGTCCACCTTCCGATGCTACGTCTACCGCTTCCGCTTCTTCGCGCTCGAGGTCTGCCCCGTCCTCCTCGTCCGCGTCGACGAGGAGCCCAACGGCTGCTGCATCCGCCTCCTCTCCTGCAAG CTGGAGGGGTCGCCCCTTGTGGAGGCGCAGAATGACAAATTCTCCG CTTCCATGGTGAATAGGGTTTTCTGCAACAACAATTCAGATGACTCGACGCTTCAACAGCTTACATCGGATGCTACAATCGAG GTTGCAATTGACATTCCCTTTCCGTTTCAAGCACTACCAGTTGAAGCTATTGAATCAAGTGGCAGGCAAGTGCTTGAGCAGTTACTCCGAGTCATGCTTCCACGATTTCTGAAGCAG CTTGATAAGGACTACCAAGCTTGGGCTTCGGGCGATTCTTCACGGAAACCGCTTGGCACCGGCGAAATATGA